The following are encoded together in the Anaerostipes caccae L1-92 genome:
- a CDS encoding GGDEF domain-containing protein has product MSEYDRIIIGEQYQKIAEINQKLNQQVIRDRLTGLFNRSYLETSLREQFQSVQEKHGNIACMMIDIDSINYFLSKCRPVYFFYDTM; this is encoded by the coding sequence TTGTCAGAATATGACCGTATTATTATCGGAGAACAGTATCAGAAAATCGCCGAGATCAATCAGAAGTTGAATCAACAGGTAATCCGTGACCGTCTGACTGGACTTTTTAACCGCAGTTATCTTGAAACTTCCCTGAGAGAACAGTTTCAAAGCGTACAAGAGAAGCACGGAAACATTGCATGTATGATGATTGATATAGATTCAATAAACTACTTCTTAAGTAAATGTAGACCTGTCTATTTTTTTTATGATACTATGTAA
- a CDS encoding MerR family transcriptional regulator, with the protein MREQRESSKEYMTVGELAKKMGITVRALQYYDKQGIFSPSAESRGGRRLYTYKDMVRLHQILSLKSLGFSLDDIKNRLISLDSPDDVADALSRQAAAVREKIDRLTESLNAIEMLKSEVLQIQTVDFKKYADIIVNFHMNNEYYWLIKHFDDSLLDNIRSRFDEESGTIFMEKYNCLNEEAIELSEKGVPPEDEKAQVLAEKFWTLITEFTGGDISILQELIEFGKFEGIDNDWVQKQAEVNAYLDPALEIYFSRMGINPFVEGEL; encoded by the coding sequence ATGAGAGAACAAAGAGAGTCATCCAAAGAATATATGACAGTCGGAGAGCTTGCAAAGAAAATGGGGATTACGGTTCGTGCTTTACAGTATTATGATAAACAAGGCATTTTTTCTCCGTCCGCCGAAAGCAGAGGCGGCCGCAGACTGTATACATATAAAGACATGGTGAGGCTTCACCAGATCCTGTCCTTAAAGTCTCTGGGATTTTCACTGGATGATATAAAGAACAGACTGATCTCCCTTGACTCGCCCGATGATGTTGCGGATGCCCTTTCAAGGCAGGCTGCTGCTGTCAGAGAAAAAATAGATCGTCTGACGGAATCGTTAAATGCCATTGAAATGTTAAAGTCAGAGGTGTTGCAGATTCAGACCGTGGATTTTAAGAAATATGCCGATATTATTGTAAATTTCCATATGAACAACGAGTACTACTGGCTGATCAAGCATTTTGACGACAGTCTGCTGGATAATATCCGAAGCCGTTTTGACGAGGAAAGCGGTACGATTTTTATGGAGAAGTATAATTGCCTGAACGAAGAAGCCATAGAACTCAGTGAAAAGGGCGTCCCGCCTGAAGATGAAAAGGCTCAGGTGCTGGCAGAAAAATTTTGGACATTGATCACAGAATTTACCGGCGGAGATATCAGTATACTGCAGGAGCTCATAGAATTTGGGAAATTCGAGGGCATAGACAATGATTGGGTGCAGAAACAGGCAGAAGTGAATGCTTATCTGGACCCTGCCCTGGAAATTTATTTTTCGCGGATGGGCATCAATCCGTTTGTGGAGGGTGAATTATGA
- the fliB gene encoding flagellin lysine-N-methylase yields the protein MKFRIPDYYDKFKCIGSDCTDSCCAGWDITVNDETYEKYTLVKGSFGDRLMRSVSSSRPHHFLMEEGRCPFLNQKNLCDIYIHLGEDFLCQICTDHPRFYEVYGSRQEAGLGLVCEEAARLILTNKKKVRFLDENLDEKAEEEEPWLEPLTLARDWIIRLLQDREQTLERRLRQTLSAAAVFQEDYIRDDMEAMYLHIHKWETKERVQKPRTGLREWFTECLEFLLDLEILTPEWKQALSQASFMFRERDICFSDFDGIFYEHLIVYFIYRYFLKSVYDFQLLDKVKFAVFSCLAVRGTEAAVSREESLTSLEIARLYSKEIEYSEENMEAVNEELLFSDMFDTQRLSDMVSAVFGSSYLI from the coding sequence ATGAAGTTTCGGATACCGGATTATTATGACAAATTTAAATGTATAGGTTCTGACTGCACAGACAGCTGCTGCGCGGGATGGGATATCACTGTGAACGATGAGACCTATGAAAAGTACACCCTCGTGAAAGGATCATTCGGAGACCGTCTCATGAGATCTGTCAGCTCTTCCCGTCCTCATCATTTTCTCATGGAGGAGGGAAGATGTCCTTTTTTAAATCAAAAGAATTTATGCGATATTTATATACATCTGGGAGAAGATTTCCTCTGCCAGATCTGTACAGACCATCCACGGTTCTATGAAGTTTATGGCAGCCGGCAGGAAGCGGGACTGGGACTCGTGTGCGAAGAGGCGGCAAGACTGATTTTGACCAACAAGAAAAAGGTCCGGTTTCTTGATGAAAATTTGGATGAAAAAGCGGAAGAAGAGGAGCCCTGGCTGGAGCCGCTTACGCTGGCAAGAGACTGGATCATCCGTCTGCTTCAGGACAGGGAGCAGACTCTGGAGAGACGTTTGCGGCAGACGCTGTCGGCGGCAGCGGTCTTTCAGGAAGATTACATTCGCGATGATATGGAGGCCATGTATCTGCATATACATAAATGGGAGACGAAAGAAAGAGTACAAAAGCCGCGGACCGGTCTGAGAGAATGGTTCACGGAATGTCTGGAATTTCTCCTGGATCTGGAGATTCTCACCCCCGAGTGGAAGCAGGCTTTAAGCCAGGCATCTTTCATGTTTCGGGAGAGAGACATTTGTTTTTCAGATTTTGATGGAATCTTTTATGAACATTTGATAGTGTATTTTATATACCGGTATTTTCTGAAATCCGTCTATGACTTTCAGCTTTTGGATAAGGTTAAATTTGCGGTTTTCAGCTGTTTGGCTGTCCGGGGGACAGAGGCAGCGGTTTCACGAGAGGAAAGCCTGACGTCATTGGAAATTGCCCGTCTGTACTCAAAAGAAATCGAATACTCGGAAGAAAATATGGAAGCGGTCAATGAAGAACTTTTGTTTTCAGATATGTTTGACACACAGAGACTGTCAGATATGGTATCCGCAGTGTTCGGAAGTTCATATTTAATCTGA
- a CDS encoding M20/M25/M40 family metallo-hydrolase — protein sequence MENPKVDSAFATHVASVIPAGTIAYGTMTGTSVFGFKITIIGKGTHGAMPQNGIDPINVGVHIYQALQELIARECSPSQEVTLTIGQFNSGTVNNVIPETAILQGTLRTFDNKIKQYLITRIKEIVDNISHAFHAESKVDVLADIPVLCCDEKRNTEIAKAIRSMNGEFNMVSGLHTTGSDDFAVFANKVPSSYFMIGAKVDSDNIYAHHNPKVCFNEQVLPIETAVYACVAMDWK from the coding sequence ATGGAAAATCCTAAAGTAGACTCAGCTTTTGCAACTCATGTAGCGTCCGTTATTCCTGCAGGAACAATTGCTTATGGAACTATGACAGGGACATCTGTCTTTGGATTTAAAATAACGATAATAGGAAAGGGTACGCATGGTGCTATGCCCCAGAACGGAATAGACCCTATCAACGTTGGGGTTCATATTTACCAAGCATTGCAGGAGCTAATCGCACGTGAGTGTTCTCCAAGCCAAGAAGTAACATTGACAATTGGTCAATTTAACTCTGGAACGGTAAATAATGTTATTCCAGAAACAGCTATTTTACAGGGAACACTTCGCACATTCGATAATAAAATAAAACAGTATTTAATTACGAGAATTAAAGAAATTGTTGATAATATTTCCCATGCTTTTCATGCAGAAAGTAAAGTAGATGTCCTAGCAGATATACCCGTACTCTGCTGTGATGAAAAAAGAAATACTGAAATTGCTAAGGCAATAAGGTCCATGAATGGTGAATTTAACATGGTATCCGGGTTACACACAACTGGTTCTGATGATTTTGCAGTGTTTGCAAATAAAGTACCATCTTCTTATTTTATGATAGGAGCTAAGGTTGATTCAGATAATATCTATGCACATCATAATCCGAAAGTATGTTTTAACGAACAAGTTTTACCAATCGAAACGGCGGTATATGCATGTGTGGCTATGGACTGGAAATAA
- a CDS encoding flotillin family protein gives MVSDRQKFAEKVKDNAVPDLGAMGLEIISFNVQNFVDNNEVIENLGIDNISKIKKSAAIARAESKKEVEVAKAQADKEANDARVASETEIAIKNNQLEIRKAELKKEADLKKAEADAIYKIEEQEQRKQLEIANANANIAKQEREVELKTREVDVREKALDAEVRKKAEVDRFTREQEAEADLYERKKDAEAYEAEQEAAGVRAKGEAEASAIQAKALAEAAGIEKKAEAMAKMGEAAILEMYFKAYPEVARIVAEPLSKVDSIVMYGDGNSAKLTEDIVKSVAQVDQGLQKSMGLDIKSLLAGVIGGKVAAVGVQKDSENDSDSMEEVRSEPEDN, from the coding sequence ATGGTTTCTGACCGCCAGAAATTTGCAGAGAAAGTAAAAGACAATGCCGTTCCGGATCTGGGAGCTATGGGCCTTGAAATCATCAGTTTTAATGTTCAAAATTTTGTCGATAACAATGAAGTCATTGAAAATCTTGGTATCGACAACATATCAAAGATTAAAAAATCAGCCGCTATTGCCAGGGCAGAATCTAAAAAAGAAGTTGAAGTTGCCAAGGCACAGGCCGATAAAGAGGCCAATGATGCAAGGGTTGCCTCAGAGACAGAAATTGCAATCAAAAATAACCAGTTGGAAATCCGCAAAGCAGAACTTAAAAAGGAAGCGGATCTGAAGAAGGCAGAAGCAGATGCCATTTATAAGATCGAGGAGCAGGAGCAGCGAAAACAGTTGGAAATTGCCAATGCCAATGCTAATATCGCAAAGCAGGAGCGGGAAGTCGAGTTAAAAACGAGAGAAGTAGATGTCAGGGAGAAGGCATTGGATGCCGAAGTCCGCAAAAAGGCTGAGGTCGACCGATTCACGAGAGAACAGGAAGCCGAAGCAGATCTTTATGAACGCAAGAAGGATGCGGAAGCTTATGAGGCCGAACAGGAGGCTGCCGGAGTTCGGGCAAAGGGTGAAGCGGAGGCATCTGCAATCCAGGCAAAAGCGCTCGCGGAAGCAGCGGGTATTGAAAAGAAAGCAGAGGCCATGGCGAAAATGGGTGAGGCTGCAATTCTTGAAATGTACTTTAAAGCTTATCCGGAAGTTGCAAGGATCGTTGCCGAACCGTTATCCAAGGTTGATTCCATCGTTATGTACGGAGACGGGAATTCGGCTAAATTGACGGAAGATATCGTGAAATCTGTTGCCCAGGTTGATCAGGGACTGCAGAAGTCCATGGGACTTGACATTAAGTCCCTGCTGGCAGGCGTTATCGGCGGAAAAGTAGCCGCTGTTGGAGTTCAAAAAGATAGTGAAAATGACTCTGACAGTATGGAAGAAGTAAGAAGCGAACCAGAAGATAACTGA
- a CDS encoding ABC transporter ATP-binding protein: MSYAVRVESLTKSYGSHTVLKGLSFQVKKGEIFGVLGVNGAGKTTTLECMEGLRKYDSGKITADGRVGIQLQSASLPAFIKPMEAIQLFAKWNHTKVNNSVLSALGINELKKMKYADLSTGQKRRLHLALAVIGNPDIIFLDEPTAGLDVGGRISLHDQIGKLNNQGKTIILASHDMAEVEKLCDRIAILHEGRIAFMGTVSELTVKAGGQYDIKITTELGEEHYTSDQIGETMFKLLKNYQTRNLQILDIEINRGKLEQFFMKLTEGE, encoded by the coding sequence ATGAGTTATGCGGTCCGGGTAGAAAGTCTGACGAAAAGCTATGGGAGCCATACTGTACTGAAAGGGCTGAGTTTTCAAGTAAAGAAAGGAGAGATTTTTGGGGTACTCGGCGTCAACGGGGCGGGTAAGACTACGACTCTTGAGTGCATGGAAGGTCTCAGAAAATATGACAGCGGGAAAATTACGGCAGACGGAAGGGTAGGAATTCAGCTTCAGTCAGCTTCTCTCCCCGCCTTTATAAAACCGATGGAAGCGATACAGCTTTTCGCAAAATGGAATCATACAAAGGTAAACAATTCTGTATTATCTGCACTCGGAATAAATGAGCTGAAGAAGATGAAATATGCCGATTTATCCACTGGTCAGAAAAGGCGTCTGCATCTGGCTCTTGCCGTGATCGGCAATCCGGATATCATTTTTTTGGATGAGCCTACAGCCGGGCTTGATGTGGGAGGAAGAATATCTCTGCATGATCAAATTGGAAAATTGAACAATCAGGGAAAAACAATAATCTTAGCCAGCCATGATATGGCGGAGGTGGAGAAGTTATGTGACCGTATAGCGATTTTACATGAAGGAAGGATAGCCTTTATGGGCACGGTTTCAGAATTGACCGTAAAAGCAGGCGGACAATATGATATTAAAATTACAACGGAACTCGGAGAAGAACATTATACGTCAGATCAGATTGGAGAGACTATGTTTAAACTTCTTAAAAACTATCAAACGAGAAATCTTCAGATTTTAGATATAGAGATAAACAGAGGGAAATTAGAACAGTTCTTTATGAAACTGACAGAGGGGGAATGA
- a CDS encoding diguanylate cyclase: protein MLQSTVKYNVYADNQKLDKNFFRKQYNDRFGHISGDQCLRTFAGFLKKEVQNRSGSLIRYGGEEFLIFLFGQDAEAAEEIAEHMRRSAESGGYISDGPDSSPVTVSIGVYK from the coding sequence ATACTTCAAAGTACTGTAAAGTATAATGTTTATGCGGATAATCAAAAATTAGATAAAAATTTTTTTAGAAAACAATATAATGATCGGTTTGGGCATATATCCGGGGACCAGTGCCTGAGAACTTTCGCAGGCTTCCTGAAGAAGGAAGTGCAGAACAGGTCAGGAAGCCTGATCCGTTATGGCGGTGAAGAATTTCTTATATTCTTATTTGGGCAGGACGCTGAGGCGGCAGAAGAAATAGCAGAACATATGCGCCGGTCCGCAGAGTCCGGCGGATACATCAGCGACGGGCCGGACAGCAGTCCTGTCACAGTCAGTATAGGGGTCTATAAATAA
- a CDS encoding ABC transporter permease, which translates to MNAFLYGTMLQFKIDIRSRTMLVTCYLVPLLFFAVMGGIFTSLMPEAKDTLIQSMTVMGVSMGALIGVPSSVLEICGSNIKKMYEANGVPLHCGLLSSILSAFVHLFIMSVIIFAAAPAAFDAVIPSDLLLYFAALVFFLIVSLSISGVLGLLVKSQAKLTMISQILFFPSIMLSGIMFPVNLLPEFLEQLGKLFPATWGYALLLEPKSELKSCIPLAVIFFIAAVTNRFLLKRIRTE; encoded by the coding sequence ATGAATGCTTTTTTATATGGAACGATGCTGCAGTTTAAGATAGATATAAGGAGCAGAACTATGCTTGTTACGTGCTATCTCGTTCCTCTTTTATTTTTTGCCGTCATGGGAGGGATTTTTACCTCGCTGATGCCCGAGGCAAAGGATACATTAATTCAGTCCATGACGGTCATGGGGGTATCAATGGGAGCACTGATCGGTGTGCCTTCTTCGGTTTTGGAAATTTGCGGAAGTAACATCAAGAAAATGTATGAGGCCAATGGGGTGCCGCTGCACTGCGGTCTGCTTTCCTCCATACTGTCTGCATTCGTCCATCTGTTTATCATGAGCGTAATTATTTTTGCTGCCGCTCCGGCTGCTTTTGATGCAGTCATTCCATCTGATCTTTTATTATATTTTGCCGCCCTGGTCTTTTTTCTGATCGTTTCATTGAGTATTTCAGGTGTTCTGGGTCTTCTGGTGAAAAGTCAGGCAAAACTGACGATGATCAGCCAGATCTTATTTTTTCCCTCTATTATGCTGTCGGGAATCATGTTTCCTGTAAATCTGCTTCCTGAATTTTTAGAACAGCTGGGAAAATTATTTCCTGCGACATGGGGTTATGCTCTGCTTTTAGAACCGAAATCAGAGCTGAAGAGCTGTATTCCGCTGGCCGTTATTTTTTTCATAGCAGCTGTAACAAACCGTTTTTTGCTTAAGAGGATACGAACAGAGTAA
- a CDS encoding DUF1540 domain-containing protein, producing the protein MKSNGKNDCIECTINNCAYHAGDVDYCTLETIKIGTHEPNPTTKECTDCESFANKSGC; encoded by the coding sequence ATGAAATCAAATGGAAAAAACGATTGTATCGAGTGTACAATTAATAACTGTGCCTACCATGCAGGTGATGTTGACTATTGTACTTTAGAGACAATCAAAATCGGAACTCATGAGCCTAATCCGACAACAAAAGAATGCACTGACTGTGAATCTTTCGCAAACAAATCAGGATGCTAA
- a CDS encoding type 1 glutamine amidotransferase family protein, with amino-acid sequence MFTIYVYVLDTLADWELGHVISELNSGRFFKKGAQRVSLKTVSYSKDPIHTMGGMTIVPDCFIDDIVVSKTSMLLLPGSDTWNDPKHAAVIEKASEFLTLGAAVGAICGATAALANFGLLDQRPHTSNGPGFLEMVSPGYKGQSFYIDKPSAAENNLITASCTGALLWTKQIIEYLDVFETNTLESWYKYFSTGDPKHFFALMQSLPSRDES; translated from the coding sequence ATGTTTACAATTTATGTTTATGTTCTTGATACTTTAGCCGACTGGGAACTGGGGCATGTTATTTCGGAGCTCAATTCCGGTAGATTTTTCAAAAAGGGCGCGCAGCGTGTATCACTTAAGACGGTCAGCTATTCTAAGGACCCAATCCATACAATGGGCGGGATGACCATTGTGCCGGATTGTTTCATCGACGATATTGTTGTGAGTAAAACAAGCATGCTGCTTTTGCCGGGATCAGATACATGGAACGACCCAAAGCATGCCGCTGTCATCGAGAAAGCAAGTGAATTTCTCACCTTAGGTGCTGCGGTAGGTGCAATCTGCGGGGCTACTGCAGCGCTTGCCAACTTTGGGCTGTTAGATCAGCGTCCGCATACCAGTAACGGGCCGGGATTTCTTGAAATGGTTTCTCCTGGTTATAAAGGACAAAGTTTTTATATAGACAAGCCATCCGCAGCAGAAAATAATCTTATTACTGCAAGCTGCACCGGAGCTTTGTTGTGGACAAAACAAATCATTGAATATTTAGATGTTTTTGAAACAAACACACTGGAATCGTGGTATAAATACTTTAGTACCGGCGACCCGAAACATTTCTTTGCCCTGATGCAATCATTGCCGTCCAGAGATGAAAGTTAA
- a CDS encoding SPL family radical SAM protein yields MKLFTAVYHEPGIFNYPLGRKLKKDFADLPWHEIKSHNRIEEMTQRPNSDFPKMKRFLIIGTRKTHRYTENHKISDYLVPFTSSGCTAMCLYCYLVCNYNKCAYLRLFVNREDMMERLIKNSKKGAVPQTFEIGSNSDLVLENMITNNLEWVIPAFAREGRGQITFPTKFASVKPLLGLDHQGKSIFRMSVNPQEIIDHIELGTSPLHQRIQAVNDMCEAGYPVGILIAPIILNDGWKEKYMNLIDQLADGLTEKAKKSITIEMIFMTYSFVQNAINKEAFPEAPDLYDNQSMSGGGRGKYRYRKELRLEAEPVLTDYVRLRLPEARLVYVC; encoded by the coding sequence ATGAAACTATTTACCGCCGTATATCATGAACCGGGAATCTTTAATTATCCCCTCGGCCGGAAATTAAAAAAAGATTTTGCGGATCTGCCCTGGCATGAGATCAAAAGCCATAACCGGATCGAAGAGATGACCCAAAGGCCCAACAGCGATTTTCCAAAAATGAAACGTTTTCTGATTATCGGCACAAGAAAGACTCACCGATATACAGAAAACCATAAGATATCCGATTATCTGGTTCCGTTCACTTCGTCCGGATGTACTGCCATGTGCCTTTATTGTTATTTGGTATGCAATTACAATAAATGCGCCTATTTAAGGCTTTTCGTAAATCGGGAAGACATGATGGAACGGCTGATAAAGAATTCAAAAAAAGGAGCTGTACCCCAGACTTTTGAGATAGGCTCCAACAGTGATCTTGTTTTAGAAAATATGATAACAAACAATCTGGAATGGGTCATCCCTGCTTTCGCCCGTGAGGGGAGAGGACAGATTACATTTCCCACCAAATTTGCGTCTGTAAAACCTTTGCTCGGCCTTGACCATCAGGGAAAGAGCATTTTTCGAATGAGCGTCAATCCTCAGGAAATCATAGACCATATCGAACTTGGGACCTCCCCGCTTCATCAGAGAATCCAGGCAGTCAACGACATGTGTGAGGCCGGTTATCCCGTAGGAATACTGATCGCTCCCATCATCCTGAATGATGGCTGGAAAGAAAAATACATGAATTTGATCGATCAGCTGGCCGACGGTCTTACCGAAAAGGCCAAGAAGTCAATAACAATAGAGATGATTTTTATGACTTACAGCTTTGTGCAGAATGCTATTAACAAAGAGGCATTTCCGGAGGCTCCTGACCTCTACGACAATCAGTCTATGTCCGGAGGCGGAAGAGGAAAATACCGCTACCGGAAGGAACTGCGGCTGGAGGCAGAGCCGGTGCTGACAGACTATGTGAGGCTGCGCCTTCCGGAAGCAAGACTGGTCTATGTCTGCTGA
- the truA gene encoding tRNA pseudouridine(38-40) synthase TruA, translated as MMKRNIRLKIEYDGTRYQGWQKLGKNANASTIQGKLESVLSKMTGESIQIIGSGRTDAGVHACGQIANFHTDCSFSCREIKEYLTKYLPSDIGIVTADEVSERFHSRLNAKQKTYQYRIAIPGTVNVFERKYLWKYPETLNIEKMNKAAAFCLGTHDFLGFSSVKKTKKSTVRTIYSIVIEEEHSEIRLSFTGDGFLYNMVRILTGTLAEIGAGTRDPESIFHVFQSKDRKDAGITAPPHGLFLMNVEY; from the coding sequence ATGATGAAACGAAATATCCGTCTGAAGATAGAATATGACGGCACCCGCTATCAAGGCTGGCAGAAACTTGGCAAAAATGCAAACGCCAGCACGATCCAGGGAAAATTGGAGTCAGTTCTCTCAAAAATGACCGGGGAATCCATCCAGATTATCGGTTCCGGCCGCACAGATGCCGGCGTACACGCCTGCGGACAAATCGCCAACTTCCATACAGACTGCAGCTTCTCCTGCCGGGAGATCAAAGAATACCTCACGAAATATCTGCCTTCCGATATCGGTATTGTGACGGCAGATGAAGTCTCAGAGCGCTTCCACAGCCGGCTGAATGCAAAACAAAAGACATATCAGTACCGTATTGCCATTCCCGGCACTGTGAATGTTTTTGAAAGAAAATATTTGTGGAAATATCCGGAAACACTGAACATAGAAAAAATGAACAAGGCAGCCGCCTTCTGTCTCGGCACCCACGACTTTTTAGGATTCTCTTCCGTCAAAAAGACAAAGAAATCAACGGTGAGAACAATCTATTCTATTGTGATTGAAGAAGAACACAGCGAAATCCGCCTCAGTTTCACCGGCGACGGCTTCCTTTATAATATGGTCCGGATTCTGACCGGAACACTGGCTGAGATCGGTGCAGGAACCAGAGACCCTGAGTCTATTTTTCATGTATTTCAGTCAAAAGACCGGAAAGATGCGGGCATCACCGCCCCGCCCCATGGCCTGTTCCTAATGAATGTGGAGTATTAA
- a CDS encoding M20/M25/M40 family metallo-hydrolase yields MYSSIYAESKEMYNELIEWRRELHKTPELGLELSKTVSFVKKKLAEWDIPFETKVNGNCIIGYMGSGDKCLLLRADMDGLLMNEESKLSFVSQNGNMHACGHDMHTTALLGAAKILKKHEKELGC; encoded by the coding sequence ATGTATTCTTCAATTTATGCTGAAAGCAAAGAAATGTATAATGAACTTATAGAATGGCGTAGAGAACTTCACAAAACACCTGAATTGGGACTTGAACTTTCTAAAACAGTTTCTTTTGTGAAGAAAAAATTAGCAGAATGGGATATTCCATTTGAAACAAAAGTCAATGGAAATTGTATTATTGGCTATATGGGCTCTGGGGATAAATGCTTACTTCTTAGAGCAGATATGGACGGGCTTCTTATGAATGAAGAAAGTAAATTGTCTTTTGTTTCGCAAAATGGTAATATGCACGCTTGCGGACATGATATGCATACGACCGCTTTGTTAGGAGCCGCCAAAATATTAAAAAAACACGAAAAGGAATTAGGGTGCTAA
- a CDS encoding L,D-transpeptidase translates to MAKIKQKYLYIMGAAAVAVIAALTAVHIYYKDRWYPGSSIDGLKVSGMTYEESLDELKETADRYSITVKGREKGTLTIKGRDIGLKVKSLDSVKELYQKQHKQSVIFSFMKKEQKNLKDTIDFSEKKLSGLVKKSVLVTGDDGYKLTKPEDAAIEYSKEKKYGVLKKEIEGNILDQKAFVRRLSEAIKELKTSMDLTDQKTYPGVYKEPGLRIDDSELTRMQETYNQYLLHWIQWDMGNDTKETMTPEVLKDCIRVNTKKRTVKLDKSAVEDWVEKFCLKYKTVGIARKFTTHSGKKIKVEGGDYGWRIDYDKEIARVLKLLKKAPSKKLMETYQKDPSDKNQKAMTVNLKPVYFNKAYRKDYQNPQNDWDHKNYSEVDLSAQEVFVYKNGKRVFSANCITGKPTPDRITRTGTYYVKEKRLTKTLVGADYSVDTKYWVRIMWTGTGYHWSKRSDWGLWSPGRYKVTGSHGCVNLQLSDAAAIYKLVESGDPVFIHY, encoded by the coding sequence ATGGCAAAAATAAAACAAAAATATTTATATATCATGGGTGCAGCGGCGGTGGCCGTCATCGCAGCACTCACAGCAGTACATATTTATTATAAAGACCGGTGGTATCCGGGAAGCAGTATCGACGGCCTCAAAGTATCGGGAATGACCTATGAAGAGTCTCTGGATGAGCTCAAAGAGACTGCAGACCGATACAGCATTACCGTAAAAGGGAGAGAAAAGGGAACTTTAACGATCAAAGGCAGGGATATCGGCTTAAAAGTAAAGTCTTTGGATTCGGTGAAAGAACTGTATCAAAAGCAGCATAAACAGAGTGTCATTTTTTCTTTTATGAAGAAGGAACAGAAAAATTTAAAAGATACGATTGATTTTTCAGAGAAGAAGCTCTCAGGTCTTGTAAAAAAATCGGTTTTGGTGACCGGGGATGACGGCTATAAGCTGACGAAGCCCGAAGATGCGGCAATAGAATACTCTAAAGAGAAAAAGTATGGCGTGCTGAAAAAAGAAATAGAAGGAAATATTTTGGATCAGAAGGCCTTTGTGAGACGGTTATCGGAAGCCATAAAGGAACTGAAAACTTCTATGGATCTGACGGACCAGAAAACATATCCCGGTGTATATAAAGAACCGGGGTTAAGAATCGATGACTCTGAACTTACCAGGATGCAGGAGACATATAATCAGTATTTGCTGCACTGGATTCAATGGGATATGGGAAACGATACAAAGGAGACGATGACACCTGAGGTTTTGAAAGACTGTATCAGGGTCAATACAAAAAAACGTACGGTGAAGCTTGACAAATCTGCCGTGGAAGACTGGGTGGAAAAATTCTGTCTTAAATATAAAACCGTAGGGATTGCCAGAAAATTCACCACGCATTCAGGCAAGAAAATAAAAGTAGAAGGCGGAGACTACGGATGGAGGATTGATTACGACAAGGAGATCGCCAGAGTCCTGAAACTGCTGAAAAAAGCACCGTCAAAGAAACTGATGGAGACTTACCAAAAAGATCCGTCGGATAAAAATCAGAAAGCTATGACCGTAAATTTAAAACCTGTTTATTTTAATAAGGCCTATCGGAAAGATTATCAAAATCCTCAAAATGACTGGGATCATAAAAATTACAGTGAGGTGGATCTCTCCGCTCAGGAAGTATTTGTATATAAAAACGGCAAGAGAGTATTTTCTGCAAACTGTATTACGGGAAAACCGACTCCTGACCGCATCACAAGGACCGGAACATACTATGTGAAAGAAAAACGGCTGACCAAAACCCTGGTTGGTGCAGATTACAGTGTAGACACCAAGTATTGGGTCAGAATCATGTGGACCGGAACCGGATATCACTGGAGCAAGAGGAGCGACTGGGGTCTGTGGTCTCCAGGCAGATATAAAGTGACCGGTTCCCACGGGTGTGTAAACCTTCAGCTCTCGGATGCAGCGGCCATATATAAGCTTGTGGAGAGCGGAGATCCGGTGTTTATCCACTACTAA